One genomic region from Pongo abelii isolate AG06213 chromosome 4, NHGRI_mPonAbe1-v2.0_pri, whole genome shotgun sequence encodes:
- the BHMT gene encoding betaine--homocysteine S-methyltransferase 1, whose protein sequence is MPPVVGKKAKKGILERLNAGEIVIGDGGFVFALEKRGYVKAGPWTPEAAVEHPEAVRQLHREFLRAGSNVMQTFTFYASEDKLENRGNYVLEKISGQKVNEAACDIARQVADEGDALVAGGVSQTPSYLSCKSETEVKKVFLQQLEVFMKKNVDFLIAEYFEHVEEAVWAVETLIASGKPVAATMCIGPEGDLHGVPPGECAVRLVKAGASIIGVNCHFDPTISLKTVKLMKEGLEAARLKAHLMSQPLAYHTPDCNKQGFIDLPEFPFGLEPRVATRWDIQKYAREAYNMGIRYIGGCCGFEPYHIRAIAEELAPERGFLPPASEKHGSWGSALDMHTKPWVRARARKEYWENLRIASGRPYNPSMSKPDGWGVTKGTAELMQQKEATTEQQLKELFEKQKFKLQ, encoded by the exons ATGCCACCCGTTGTGGGCAAAAAGGCCAAGAAG GGCATCCTAGAACGTTTAAATGCTGGAGAGATTGTGATTGGAGATGGAGGGTTTGTCTTTGCACTGGAGAAGAGGGGCTACGTAAAGGCAGGACCCTGGACTCCTGAAGCTGCTGTGGAGCACCCAGAAGCAG TTCGCCAGCTTCATCGAGAGTTCCTCAGAGCTGGCTCAAACGTCATGCAGACCTTCACCTTCTATGCGAGTGAAGACAAGCTGGAGAACAGGGGCAACTATGTCTTAGAGAAGATATCT GGGCAGAAAGTCAATGAAGCTGCTTGCGACATCGCCCGACAAGTGGCTGATGAAGGAGATGCTTTGGTAGCAGGAGGAGTGAGTCAGACACCTTCATATCTTAGCTGCAAGAGTGAAACTGAAGtcaaaaaagtatttttgcaACAGTTAGAGGTCTTTATGAAGAAGAATGTGGACTTCTTGATTGCAGAG TATTTTGAACACGTTGAAGAAGCTGTGTGGGCAGTTGAAACCTTGATAGCATCCGGTAAACCTGTGGCAGCAACCATGTGCATTGGCCCGGAAGGAGATTTGCATGGCGTGCCCCCCGGCGAGTGTGCAGTGCGCCTGGTGAAAGCAG GAGCATCCATCATTGGTGTGAACTGCCACTTTGACCCCACCATTAGCTTAAAAACAGTGAAGCTCATGAAGGAGGGCTTGGAGGCTGCCCGACTGAAAGCTCACCTGATGAGCCAGCCCTTGGCTTACCACACTCCTGACTGCAACAAGCAGGGGTTCATCGATCTCCCAGAATTCCCGTTTG GACTGGAACCCAGAGTTGCCACCAGATGGGATATTCAAAAATACGCCAGAGAGGCCTACAACATGGGGATCAGGTACATTGGCGGGTGCTGTGGATTTGAGCCCTACCACATAAGGGCAATTGCAGAGGAGCTGGCCCCAGAAAGGGGCTTTTTGCCACCAGCTTCAGAAAAACATGGCAGCTGGGGAAGTGCTTTGGACATGCACACCAAACCCTGGGTTAGAGCAAG GGCCAGGAAGGAATACTGGGAGAATCTTCGGATAGCCTCGGGCCGGCCATACAACCCTTCAATGTCAAAGCCAGATGGCTGGGGAGTGACCAAAGGAACAGCCGAGCTGATGCAGCAGAAAGAAGCCACAACTGAGCAGCAGCTGAAAGAgctctttgaaaaacaaaaattcaaattaCAGTAG